Proteins encoded together in one Planctomyces sp. SH-PL14 window:
- a CDS encoding endonuclease/exonuclease/phosphatase family protein, which yields MVGLSALLAVLAAALLLTQPDRLAWLLMFPRWVCLGPGCVLLLLGRSAPRRWLGIAALLWGLYAGLFVEEGASLTRLGLQGIGVRTAVAGDLRVVSLNCGSGSERAVDEALAWQPDLLCLQECPGRPQLETLVRSRPEEWSLAAGPDAAILARGRLTVRQQSARGVWIWATWHRAADHPAAGDIEVVSLRLHPVPVRLDPWSGDCWESHSRIRAIHRQEIDELLTALEAAPADARFLICGDFNAPAGDRGLDALRKVARDSFREAGVGWGNTILNDFPVHRIDQVWVSPHIEARRVWARKSSTSDHRAAIADLSLQR from the coding sequence ATGGTCGGGCTCTCGGCCCTCCTGGCGGTTCTGGCGGCGGCCCTCCTGCTCACACAGCCCGATCGCCTCGCCTGGCTCCTGATGTTTCCCCGGTGGGTGTGTCTCGGCCCCGGATGCGTCCTGCTGCTCCTGGGACGCAGTGCCCCGCGTCGGTGGCTTGGGATCGCCGCGCTCCTGTGGGGGCTGTATGCGGGACTGTTCGTCGAGGAGGGGGCGTCGCTCACTCGCCTCGGGCTTCAGGGAATCGGAGTCCGGACTGCGGTCGCGGGAGACCTGCGGGTCGTGTCTCTCAACTGCGGCAGCGGGAGCGAGCGGGCCGTGGACGAAGCGCTCGCCTGGCAGCCGGATCTGCTCTGCCTGCAGGAATGCCCCGGCCGTCCGCAGCTGGAGACTCTCGTCCGGAGCCGGCCCGAAGAGTGGTCCCTCGCCGCGGGGCCGGATGCGGCGATCCTGGCGCGGGGCCGCCTCACGGTTCGGCAGCAGTCAGCCCGCGGCGTCTGGATCTGGGCCACCTGGCATCGTGCCGCGGACCACCCCGCCGCGGGGGACATCGAAGTCGTCAGCCTTCGGCTGCACCCCGTCCCGGTCCGCCTCGATCCCTGGTCGGGCGACTGCTGGGAGAGCCACTCGCGGATTCGCGCGATTCATCGCCAGGAGATCGACGAACTCCTGACGGCGCTCGAGGCCGCCCCCGCCGATGCGCGGTTCCTGATCTGCGGCGACTTCAACGCGCCGGCGGGCGACCGGGGGCTCGACGCCCTGCGAAAGGTCGCCCGCGACAGCTTTCGAGAGGCCGGCGTCGGTTGGGGAAACACGATCCTGAACGATTTTCCCGTGCACCGGATCGATCAGGTGTGGGTCAGTCCGCACATCGAGGCCCGGCGCGTCTGGGCCCGGAAGAGCTCCACGTCCGACCATCGAGCCGCGATCGCTGACCTGTCGCTTCAGCGCTGA
- a CDS encoding SulP family inorganic anion transporter, with protein sequence MATNVVTTSADEIPRGDLAGFKKYLGKDLLSGFLVFLIALPLCIGISLASGAPAQAGIFTAIIGSIVTSLISNSELTIKGPAAGLIVIVFGAVSQLQHDFNTDAYGAYRLMLAVGVAAGVIQIGFGLLRSGILGEFFPTTVVHGMLAAIGLIIISSRFHVMLGLKAPSPNPLLNFAAFPSSIRDMNPEIALIGLLSLAVLIFFAMAKNKTLKRVPAQMVVLILAIPLGMYFSLGEDHTYTLADHQYTILSKDSVVNLPDSIFRSMLSKDGGLLPDFRALQTFNGWKWVLMFSLIASLESLLSAKAIDLLDPWKRKSNMNRDLFACGIANTAAAMVGGLPMISEIVRSKANIDNGARTRFADMWHGVFLLAFVALFPGLIHRIPNAALAAMLVFTGYRLASPKEFIHLWNIGREQLIIFVATIIGVLATDLLMGIGIGIATKFVIHMMNGVSPWDLFKTYLDVQEEPDGTCLVTARESAVFSNWIPFKRQLEQIGLVQRNNIVLDLSNTKLVDTTFIEKLHGLQSDFTAEGLSLKITGLDSHRTNTGHAFATRRRGLIPLRRITVTADTDLEETLVELFVSRGATGYTVIPCHGAGKSELNVGLPAVPQIRFEVVVMPELAEQVVEVLREQILPKAGVTVVVETVEVIRFGAFVSEQGVPSQPAHH encoded by the coding sequence ATGGCCACGAACGTTGTGACAACGAGTGCGGACGAGATTCCGCGCGGCGATCTGGCAGGCTTCAAGAAGTACCTCGGGAAGGATCTGCTGTCCGGGTTTCTGGTTTTCCTGATCGCCCTGCCGCTGTGCATCGGGATCTCGCTCGCCAGCGGCGCTCCGGCCCAGGCGGGGATCTTCACGGCGATCATCGGCTCGATCGTCACGTCGCTCATCAGCAATTCCGAGCTGACGATCAAGGGACCGGCGGCCGGTCTGATCGTGATCGTCTTCGGTGCGGTTTCGCAGCTTCAGCATGACTTCAACACCGACGCCTACGGGGCCTACCGCCTGATGCTGGCGGTGGGGGTCGCGGCGGGAGTCATCCAGATCGGCTTCGGCCTGCTGCGGTCGGGGATTCTGGGAGAGTTCTTCCCGACAACGGTCGTCCACGGGATGCTGGCCGCGATCGGCCTGATCATCATCTCGTCACGGTTCCACGTCATGCTGGGGCTCAAGGCCCCGAGTCCGAATCCGCTCCTCAACTTCGCCGCCTTTCCCAGCTCGATCCGGGACATGAACCCCGAGATCGCGCTGATCGGCCTCCTGAGCCTGGCGGTACTGATCTTCTTTGCGATGGCGAAGAACAAGACGCTGAAGCGGGTCCCGGCTCAGATGGTGGTGCTGATCCTGGCCATTCCGTTGGGGATGTATTTCTCGCTCGGCGAAGACCACACGTACACGCTGGCCGACCACCAGTACACGATTCTCAGCAAGGACTCGGTCGTCAACCTGCCCGACAGCATCTTCCGCTCGATGCTCTCGAAGGACGGCGGCCTGCTGCCGGACTTCCGCGCGCTCCAGACCTTCAACGGCTGGAAGTGGGTCCTGATGTTCTCGCTCATCGCCAGCCTGGAGTCGCTGCTGTCGGCGAAGGCGATCGACCTGCTCGACCCGTGGAAGCGGAAGTCGAACATGAACCGCGACCTGTTCGCGTGCGGGATCGCGAACACCGCGGCGGCCATGGTCGGGGGGCTGCCGATGATCTCCGAGATCGTCCGCAGCAAGGCGAACATCGACAACGGGGCCCGGACGCGGTTCGCCGACATGTGGCACGGCGTGTTCCTGCTGGCCTTCGTCGCTCTCTTTCCCGGCCTCATCCACCGGATCCCGAACGCGGCCCTCGCGGCCATGCTGGTCTTCACCGGCTACCGGCTGGCGTCGCCGAAGGAATTCATCCACCTGTGGAACATCGGCCGCGAGCAGCTGATCATCTTCGTGGCAACGATCATCGGCGTTCTGGCGACGGATCTCCTGATGGGGATCGGGATCGGGATCGCGACGAAGTTCGTGATCCACATGATGAACGGGGTCTCGCCGTGGGACCTGTTCAAGACGTATCTCGACGTTCAGGAGGAGCCGGACGGGACGTGCCTGGTGACCGCGCGGGAGTCGGCGGTGTTCAGCAACTGGATCCCGTTCAAGCGGCAGCTCGAGCAGATCGGCCTCGTGCAGCGGAACAACATCGTCCTCGATCTGTCGAACACGAAGCTGGTCGACACGACGTTTATCGAAAAGCTGCACGGGCTGCAGTCTGATTTCACTGCGGAGGGGCTGTCGCTGAAGATCACGGGTCTGGACAGCCACCGGACCAACACGGGGCATGCCTTCGCAACGCGGCGGCGGGGTCTCATTCCATTGCGGCGGATCACGGTGACGGCGGACACCGATCTGGAGGAGACGCTGGTGGAGCTGTTCGTCTCGCGGGGCGCGACCGGCTACACCGTGATCCCCTGTCATGGAGCGGGGAAGTCCGAACTCAACGTCGGGCTCCCGGCGGTGCCGCAGATCCGGTTCGAGGTCGTGGTGATGCCGGAGCTGGCGGAGCAGGTTGTGGAGGTGCTTCGGGAGCAGATCCTCCCCAAGGCGGGTGTCACCGTAGTGGTGGAAACGGTGGAGGTGATCCGGTTTGGGGCGTTCGTGAGCGAGCAGGGTGTGCCGTCGCAGCCGGCGCATCACTGA
- a CDS encoding CsbD family protein, with protein MVTRQQLEGKWNEVSGRIKEKWGVMTDDDLSRAEGNVERLVGVIQQKTGQAREEVERFIDSIVAGSRPAMERIASTARDYAASARDYAADAQDTMRRQYDNVEQSISAGYQEAEECVRRRPVESVAIAFGAGLLSGVLVAALLRDRR; from the coding sequence ATGGTCACGCGGCAGCAGCTCGAAGGAAAGTGGAACGAAGTCTCGGGACGCATTAAGGAGAAGTGGGGCGTCATGACCGATGACGACCTCTCGCGTGCTGAGGGGAATGTCGAACGCCTCGTCGGCGTGATCCAGCAGAAGACCGGCCAAGCCCGGGAAGAGGTCGAGCGGTTCATCGACTCGATCGTGGCCGGTTCGCGGCCGGCGATGGAGCGGATCGCTTCGACCGCCCGCGACTATGCCGCCTCGGCCCGCGATTACGCCGCGGACGCGCAGGACACGATGCGCCGCCAGTATGACAACGTCGAGCAGTCGATCTCGGCGGGTTACCAGGAAGCGGAAGAGTGCGTCCGCCGCCGTCCGGTCGAGTCGGTCGCCATCGCCTTCGGGGCCGGACTCCTCTCCGGCGTGCTCGTCGCGGCTCTGCTCCGCGACCGCCGCTAA
- a CDS encoding phage holin family protein — protein MVRQTHVDPPRFQTAAPEPPFTTVEEVRHHFSELAYDVITLGELQVRLLVHDVKETGRRATVGIVFLMAMTAILLGSVPVLLLGLGELLVQAAGWNRAGSYLLIASLAAVGAVAAGLYTVKKLKKAGASLSRSSSELQSNLAFVKSLFRKPDAPSSTTVVS, from the coding sequence ATGGTTCGTCAAACGCATGTAGACCCGCCGCGGTTCCAGACCGCGGCGCCCGAGCCGCCGTTCACGACGGTCGAGGAGGTCCGGCACCATTTCTCGGAGCTGGCCTACGACGTCATCACGCTCGGGGAACTGCAGGTCCGCCTGCTGGTCCACGACGTGAAGGAGACCGGTCGCCGCGCAACGGTCGGTATCGTGTTCCTGATGGCGATGACGGCGATCCTGCTGGGATCCGTTCCCGTCCTGCTCCTGGGTCTCGGCGAACTGCTGGTCCAGGCGGCTGGCTGGAATCGCGCCGGGTCCTATCTCCTGATCGCGTCGCTGGCCGCGGTCGGAGCGGTCGCGGCGGGGCTGTACACCGTCAAGAAGCTCAAGAAGGCCGGAGCCTCGCTCAGCCGCTCCAGTTCGGAGCTGCAGAGCAATCTCGCCTTCGTGAAGTCCCTTTTCCGAAAGCCCGACGCTCCGTCCAGCACCACTGTCGTCTCCTGA
- a CDS encoding YihY/virulence factor BrkB family protein — protein sequence MRRLATGVRSYVLRLYAAYEAFNRDGGYHLAAAAAYFFGLALFPMLSVGIMALGWFLRSTHAGQDARILILDQVEDHASPVVAEQVRQLMEQIQFGSSQGGLIGLAMLCLTALAGFAQLQQAFDRIWNVPVPERPGIWSFLRQVLLERAAAFLMLMLTGALVLAAFFFSTVMTTVQGWAERLHVTTPALFWTTSQALISPTVNVLAFTLVYRWLPKARVPWRDVFHGAVLVAAAWELGRHALAAILIGTHYSTAYGIVGAFISLLAWCYYGCLLLLLGGEFVASLGRERWTGRPPEEMLKSIFRTTDEAVA from the coding sequence ATGCGTCGACTCGCTACTGGAGTGCGGTCCTACGTTCTCCGGCTGTACGCCGCGTACGAAGCCTTCAACCGGGACGGCGGCTACCACCTGGCGGCGGCGGCCGCGTACTTCTTCGGCCTGGCGCTCTTCCCGATGCTCTCCGTCGGGATCATGGCGCTCGGCTGGTTCCTCCGCTCTACGCATGCCGGCCAGGACGCCCGGATCCTGATCCTCGACCAGGTCGAGGATCACGCCTCGCCGGTCGTCGCGGAGCAGGTCCGGCAGCTCATGGAGCAGATCCAGTTCGGGTCGTCCCAGGGGGGGCTGATCGGGCTGGCAATGCTGTGCCTGACGGCCCTGGCCGGCTTCGCCCAGCTCCAGCAGGCGTTCGACCGGATCTGGAACGTCCCGGTCCCCGAGCGGCCGGGGATCTGGTCCTTTCTCAGGCAGGTCCTCTTGGAGCGGGCGGCCGCCTTCCTGATGCTGATGCTGACGGGGGCGCTCGTGCTGGCGGCGTTTTTCTTCTCGACGGTCATGACCACCGTGCAGGGGTGGGCCGAGCGGCTGCACGTCACGACGCCGGCCCTCTTCTGGACGACCTCGCAGGCCCTGATCTCGCCGACCGTGAACGTTCTGGCCTTTACGCTGGTTTACCGTTGGCTCCCCAAGGCCCGCGTTCCGTGGCGGGACGTCTTCCACGGCGCGGTGCTGGTGGCGGCCGCGTGGGAGCTGGGCCGGCATGCCCTGGCCGCCATCTTGATCGGTACCCATTATTCGACCGCGTACGGGATCGTGGGGGCGTTCATCAGTCTGCTGGCGTGGTGCTATTACGGCTGCCTGCTGCTGCTGCTGGGGGGCGAGTTCGTCGCTTCGCTTGGCCGGGAGCGCTGGACCGGCCGGCCTCCCGAAGAGATGCTCAAGAGCATTTTCCGCACGACGGACGAGGCGGTGGCCTAG
- a CDS encoding gamma-glutamylcyclotransferase has protein sequence MPDQAPPTPAPDPQHEPSPGDVRMLFVYGTLRRQSAHRMARYLAENARFVGEGVAWGTLVNLGSYPGLALPGQTAVVGDVYEFPEDSAPRHIAALDAYEGCGTNDPRPHEYRRELIAVRIADGSETTVWGYLMNDRPDRFEIIPGGDYLAWVLTRATR, from the coding sequence ATGCCCGACCAGGCGCCCCCGACACCCGCACCCGATCCACAGCACGAGCCGTCCCCCGGCGACGTGCGGATGCTCTTCGTCTACGGCACCCTCCGCCGCCAATCGGCTCACCGCATGGCCCGCTACCTGGCGGAGAACGCGCGATTCGTGGGCGAAGGAGTCGCCTGGGGAACGCTGGTCAACCTGGGGTCCTACCCCGGACTCGCCCTGCCCGGCCAGACGGCCGTCGTCGGAGACGTCTACGAGTTCCCCGAGGACTCCGCCCCCCGGCACATCGCCGCCCTCGACGCCTACGAGGGCTGCGGAACGAACGACCCGCGCCCCCACGAGTACCGGCGGGAGCTCATTGCTGTGCGAATCGCCGACGGATCGGAGACGACCGTCTGGGGCTACCTCATGAACGATCGGCCGGACCGGTTCGAGATCATTCCCGGCGGGGACTACCTGGCCTGGGTCCTCACCCGCGCGACGCGATAA
- a CDS encoding glycoside hydrolase family 32 protein, giving the protein MTRSVFWSVLFLSAFARSLPAEDRPDIVVADFEQETYGDWKATGEAFGPGPAAGTLPGQMQVDGFEGKRLVNSFAGGDGTVGTLTSPPFTIERKYLNFLIGGGAHYDTRIDLLVDGKVVQSASGPNDRPGGSERLEWRTWDVAALSGQKGVLRIVDEHRGGWGHVSVDQVVQSDRKRMAEPARWDIAVDKAYLWLPVQTGAPRQRMRFSVDGAVVREFEIELAQDRTDFHAFADVTAFRGKNLVIESQRRGDSPLPAIEQHDGLPAADALYQETLRPQFHFTSRRGWLNDPNGLVWKDGEYHLYYQHNPYGHGWGNMHWGHAVSPDLLRWKELPIGIYPQKFGDWAFSGSAVVDERNESGFGTKDKPPLVGAYTSTGRGECIVYSNDNGRTWTEYEGNPVVRHVGRDPRLLYHKGSKQWVMALYSEQDGKRWITFHTSPDLKSWTFASRIEGFFECPDLVELPVAGGSGETRWVLYGADGQYLAGAFDGKVFTPEGNDTRKQRVWHGNFYAAQTYSNTPDGRCIQIGWANGIVSPGMPFNQQMTIPVELSLRKTGEGIRLFAVPVRELKSLEEAPQQRAELRIEPDAPQTIDVGGTEMRVRTTVVGLPSQGELVIEVGGEKVVCSGKTAKLTVRDVTVDLPVRDSTFSLDILLDRRSIEVFVNDGEVAISRERASRPEGKTVRLSGTGGTTRIRSLDISRVRSVWAAESR; this is encoded by the coding sequence ATGACGCGCTCGGTCTTCTGGTCGGTCCTGTTTCTCTCGGCGTTCGCTCGAAGTCTCCCCGCGGAAGACCGGCCTGACATCGTCGTCGCCGACTTCGAGCAGGAGACCTACGGCGACTGGAAGGCGACCGGCGAGGCGTTCGGCCCCGGACCGGCGGCGGGAACGCTGCCGGGGCAGATGCAGGTCGACGGCTTCGAAGGGAAGCGGCTCGTCAACTCGTTCGCAGGCGGCGACGGGACGGTCGGGACGCTGACCTCTCCGCCGTTCACCATCGAGCGAAAGTACCTCAACTTCCTGATCGGCGGCGGAGCGCACTACGACACGCGGATCGACCTTCTGGTCGACGGTAAGGTCGTCCAGTCGGCGAGCGGGCCGAACGACCGGCCAGGCGGGTCCGAGCGGCTCGAGTGGCGGACGTGGGACGTGGCCGCGCTGTCCGGCCAGAAGGGTGTCCTTCGCATCGTCGATGAGCATCGCGGCGGCTGGGGGCACGTCAGTGTCGACCAGGTCGTCCAGAGCGACCGGAAGCGGATGGCCGAGCCGGCGCGGTGGGATATCGCTGTCGACAAGGCGTACCTGTGGCTCCCGGTCCAGACCGGAGCGCCGCGGCAACGGATGCGGTTCTCCGTCGACGGCGCGGTCGTGCGGGAGTTTGAGATCGAGCTGGCCCAGGACCGGACGGACTTTCACGCGTTCGCCGATGTCACGGCGTTCCGCGGGAAGAACCTCGTCATCGAGAGCCAGCGGCGCGGCGACAGCCCGCTGCCGGCGATCGAACAGCACGACGGGCTGCCGGCCGCGGACGCGCTGTACCAGGAGACGCTCCGCCCGCAGTTCCACTTCACCTCCCGCCGGGGCTGGCTCAACGATCCCAACGGGCTGGTCTGGAAGGACGGCGAGTACCACCTTTATTACCAGCACAACCCGTATGGGCACGGCTGGGGGAACATGCACTGGGGGCACGCGGTCAGCCCGGACCTCCTTCGCTGGAAGGAACTCCCGATCGGGATCTATCCGCAGAAGTTCGGCGACTGGGCCTTTTCCGGGAGCGCCGTCGTCGACGAGCGGAACGAGTCGGGGTTCGGGACGAAGGACAAGCCGCCGCTCGTCGGGGCCTACACCAGCACGGGACGCGGCGAGTGCATCGTCTACAGCAACGACAACGGCCGGACCTGGACGGAGTACGAGGGGAACCCGGTCGTGCGGCACGTCGGCCGCGACCCGCGGCTGCTGTATCACAAGGGGTCGAAGCAGTGGGTCATGGCGCTCTACAGCGAGCAGGACGGCAAGCGGTGGATCACGTTCCACACGTCGCCCGATCTGAAGAGCTGGACGTTCGCCAGCCGGATCGAGGGTTTCTTTGAGTGCCCCGACCTCGTGGAACTTCCGGTCGCCGGCGGGAGCGGCGAGACGCGGTGGGTGCTCTACGGCGCGGACGGGCAGTATCTCGCGGGGGCGTTCGACGGGAAGGTCTTCACGCCCGAGGGGAACGACACGCGGAAGCAGCGGGTGTGGCACGGCAACTTCTATGCGGCCCAGACCTACAGCAATACTCCGGACGGCCGCTGCATCCAGATCGGCTGGGCCAACGGGATCGTCTCGCCCGGGATGCCGTTCAACCAGCAGATGACGATCCCGGTCGAGCTGTCGCTCCGGAAGACCGGCGAGGGGATTCGGCTGTTTGCCGTTCCGGTGCGGGAGCTCAAGAGTCTGGAAGAGGCCCCGCAGCAGCGGGCCGAGCTGCGGATCGAACCCGACGCGCCGCAGACGATCGACGTCGGCGGGACGGAGATGCGGGTCCGGACCACGGTCGTCGGTCTCCCGTCCCAGGGAGAACTCGTGATTGAGGTCGGCGGCGAGAAGGTCGTCTGCAGCGGCAAAACAGCGAAGCTCACGGTCCGCGACGTCACGGTCGATCTGCCGGTCCGGGACTCGACGTTCTCGCTCGACATCCTTCTCGACCGACGGTCGATCGAGGTTTTCGTCAACGACGGGGAAGTGGCGATCAGCCGGGAGCGGGCTTCGCGGCCCGAAGGCAAGACCGTCCGGCTCTCCGGCACTGGCGGAACGACGCGGATCCGCTCGCTCGATATCTCCCGGGTCCGGTCGGTATGGGCTGCGGAGAGCCGATGA
- a CDS encoding DUF1559 domain-containing protein: MRARLRRAFTLIELLVVIAIIAVLVAILLPAVQQAREAARASQCRNNLKQYGIGVHSYSEVFGQFPPGGSGCETNNCCGSGPRIGWQVRILPYMDQAGLYNQLDMNLAVVPDQVLSDGKPARQHQVPYAVCPTDQSGVVDTNWATPSYTGSLGASPNGSQDPMCNPFQSFAQANMVGTGNTCNGAQVSGVFSRQGYGAKFKDIADGMSNTIMVGEMLAMCHDHNAGWWDQNGSGNAHATTLVPINNMNTCNNATPAQITHPTCTGKNQWNISWGFRSHHTGGCHFLACDGAVHFLSENIDHQMYQYLGGKADSRPASFQ, translated from the coding sequence ATGAGAGCTCGTCTTCGTCGCGCCTTCACGCTGATCGAGTTGCTGGTCGTCATCGCCATTATCGCGGTTCTCGTCGCGATCCTGTTGCCCGCGGTGCAGCAAGCCCGGGAGGCGGCGCGGGCGTCGCAGTGCAGAAACAACCTCAAGCAGTACGGCATCGGGGTGCACAGCTACAGCGAAGTTTTTGGCCAGTTCCCCCCCGGGGGATCCGGTTGCGAGACGAACAACTGTTGCGGCAGCGGCCCCCGCATCGGCTGGCAGGTCCGCATTCTCCCCTACATGGACCAAGCCGGGCTTTACAACCAGCTCGACATGAACCTGGCGGTCGTACCAGATCAAGTCCTTTCGGATGGCAAGCCAGCCCGGCAGCATCAGGTCCCCTACGCCGTCTGTCCGACCGATCAGTCGGGTGTCGTGGACACGAACTGGGCGACCCCCAGTTACACCGGCTCGCTCGGGGCGAGCCCGAACGGCTCGCAGGATCCGATGTGCAATCCGTTCCAGTCCTTCGCGCAGGCCAACATGGTCGGAACCGGCAATACCTGCAACGGGGCGCAGGTGTCCGGGGTATTCTCCCGACAGGGCTACGGGGCCAAGTTCAAGGACATTGCCGACGGCATGTCGAACACGATCATGGTCGGTGAGATGCTCGCCATGTGTCACGACCACAACGCCGGCTGGTGGGATCAGAATGGCAGCGGCAACGCCCACGCGACGACGCTGGTCCCGATCAACAACATGAATACGTGCAACAATGCGACCCCCGCGCAGATCACTCACCCGACCTGCACCGGCAAGAACCAGTGGAACATCAGCTGGGGTTTCCGCTCCCACCACACCGGCGGCTGCCACTTCCTTGCGTGCGACGGCGCTGTCCACTTCCTGAGCGAAAACATCGACCATCAGATGTACCAGTATCTCGGCGGCAAGGCGGACAGCCGCCCTGCCAGCTTCCAGTAG
- a CDS encoding tetratricopeptide repeat protein, whose protein sequence is MKRVQIVRSIVVVALLLGLAAVIGIGLWPTGDAGRFDRAWAALEARNLDEARREMASARPIGSEDPRRQLLEGTLLLREGKPAAALDLFSGLDPRSDLREPLQQVTGEALAALGRLAEARLCLEPLTREHPSNAAGRRTLAGVYYDLGANDLALVELEALKQLAPDDFRPWHLAGRMYADFERYDEAIPNCEDALRRNPPPGPAAEIRDCLAGCYIATRRSEEALILLESSPETLPVLMRRAEASLELGKIPEGRQAAEAARRLDGASCPVLSLAARGALESGETEAAIPLLEDLLTRCPHEFRDRYRLAQAYRRLGREKDAERELLAYEESQKLYRSLTDLNAQAIQEPENAAVRRELAALCRQLGRPEMAEVWERAAQNTSGGAGR, encoded by the coding sequence ATGAAAAGAGTTCAGATCGTCCGGTCGATCGTCGTCGTCGCCCTGCTCTTGGGGCTGGCGGCCGTGATCGGCATTGGGCTCTGGCCGACTGGCGACGCGGGACGGTTCGACCGCGCGTGGGCCGCGCTGGAGGCAAGGAACCTCGACGAGGCCCGCCGCGAGATGGCATCGGCCCGTCCGATCGGTTCCGAGGATCCGCGACGGCAATTGCTCGAGGGAACCCTGCTCCTCCGCGAGGGGAAACCGGCCGCGGCCCTGGACCTCTTCTCCGGGCTCGATCCCCGCTCGGACCTGCGCGAGCCGCTCCAGCAGGTGACGGGGGAGGCGCTCGCCGCCCTGGGACGTCTGGCCGAAGCTCGCCTGTGCCTCGAGCCGTTGACGCGGGAACACCCCTCCAATGCCGCGGGACGCCGGACGCTCGCCGGGGTCTACTACGACCTGGGGGCGAACGACCTGGCGCTCGTCGAACTCGAAGCGCTCAAGCAGCTCGCTCCCGACGACTTCCGCCCCTGGCACCTGGCCGGTCGGATGTACGCCGACTTCGAACGGTATGACGAAGCGATCCCGAACTGCGAAGACGCGCTCCGCCGCAACCCGCCTCCCGGACCGGCGGCCGAGATCCGCGACTGCCTCGCCGGCTGCTACATCGCCACACGGCGTTCGGAAGAGGCCCTGATTCTGTTGGAGTCGTCTCCGGAGACGCTCCCCGTCCTGATGCGGCGGGCGGAGGCGTCGCTCGAACTGGGGAAGATCCCCGAAGGCCGTCAGGCGGCCGAAGCGGCCCGGCGACTCGACGGCGCGTCCTGCCCGGTCCTGTCGCTCGCGGCCCGCGGCGCTCTCGAGAGCGGAGAGACGGAGGCGGCGATCCCTCTCCTGGAAGACCTTCTGACGCGCTGCCCGCACGAGTTTCGCGACCGGTACCGTCTGGCCCAGGCGTATCGCCGGCTCGGCCGTGAAAAGGACGCGGAGCGGGAACTCCTGGCCTACGAGGAGTCCCAGAAGCTCTACCGCTCGCTCACGGATCTCAATGCCCAGGCGATTCAGGAGCCGGAGAACGCCGCCGTTCGCCGGGAGCTCGCGGCGCTCTGCCGCCAGCTGGGACGTCCGGAAATGGCGGAAGTCTGGGAACGAGCGGCGCAAAACACCTCAGGCGGCGCGGGCCGCTAA